From the genome of Leptolyngbyaceae cyanobacterium:
CGGAGATGGGATTAACGATGCTCCCGCACTGGCACAAGCAGATGTGGGAATTGCCCTACACGCCGGTACCGATATCGCGATCGAAAGCGCTCAGATTATTTTGATGCGAGATGCCATAATTGACATCTTGGAGGCAATTCAGCTTTCCCGTGCCACTTTCAATAAAATTCGCCAGAATTTATTTTGGGCATTTGCTTACAACACCTTGGGGATTCCAATTGCCGCTGGGGTCTTATTGCCTAGTTTAGGCATTGTTCTCAGCCCGGTTGCCGCTGGTGCAATGATGGCTTTTAGCTCTGTTAGTGTCGTGACCAACTCTTTGCTGTTGCGTCGCCTGCCTTGGCGTCGTAAAAATAACGTTTACTCTTGAGTTGAAATCCCTCTCATCCGTACTGGATTGTTTCGATCGACTTGAGATTTTAGATGGCTGATTTTAGCTCGTTTATTTAAGGTCGATCGATATCCACTGATAGACAATTTCAATCTATAATCATCCAACTTTGTTCTATTGAGGACAGAAGAAATCTATTGATACGGGAGCGTATTTGCCGTTATTCAGTTATTGCAGGACAGGTTTTCAATGGCTTTACCACAAGATCAAAATCATTTATTAATCGTTGAGGATGACAAGGGACGTAAGGAGTATATACTCACTAAGCCAGTTTACTCAATTGGTCGCGATCCGGCTTGTAATATCCGATTATCTTCTCAGTTTGTTTCTCGCCGCCATGCCACGTTGTTACAGCTTCCCAAAGAGGATGGTACATATTATTACCGCATTGTGGATGGAAACGGTCAAGGTAAGTCTAGTGCTAACGGGCTGATTATTAATGGTCGCAAAAGTCCAGCCCATGACTTGAAAAATGAAGACGAAGTAGTTTTTGGGCCTCAGGTGAGAGCTATTTACTATCAGCTAAAACGGGATGCAGTACCTTCTGGCCCTCTGGATGAGTTTGATATCACCCTGATAAATCCTGGCAGTATGTTTGATGATGATGAGCCAGAAGATTAACTCTGGCAATTTCATCAACTACTCCCAGGCAGGTCTGACCACAGATGTGGGTAAATCGCTTGCTGCATTTTCAACTAGTTGCCACTGGCGGTTGCTCAGGATCGCCTGATTTACCAGGTCGAACATCTGACGGCAATGGTTGTCAATTTGCAGGGGTAATTCTTCGTTTTTCATCACCAAACTCATGCGAGTTTCGGTTTCAGTTGCGGTTGTACGATCGATTAGTACTTCTACAGTGACTAATTTGGCAAAGGAGACCTGGCCAGGGGTCTCACGCGCCATGATATAG
Proteins encoded in this window:
- a CDS encoding FHA domain-containing protein; amino-acid sequence: MALPQDQNHLLIVEDDKGRKEYILTKPVYSIGRDPACNIRLSSQFVSRRHATLLQLPKEDGTYYYRIVDGNGQGKSSANGLIINGRKSPAHDLKNEDEVVFGPQVRAIYYQLKRDAVPSGPLDEFDITLINPGSMFDDDEPED